A window of the Pecten maximus chromosome 19, xPecMax1.1, whole genome shotgun sequence genome harbors these coding sequences:
- the LOC117317423 gene encoding cell wall protein DAN4-like produces the protein MLPLKQIVLVLSIFLVVAVNGADDPDIFINDDSTLDEMVTFYFNDGVRHDCFPTTTTTSTTTSTTTTTTTTTTTTTSTPSTTDFTTTDTTSTNAFTTSDNPGTNAFTTSDTPSTNAFTTSDTPGTTAFTTSDTPGTNAFTTSDTPSTNAFTTSDTPSTNAFTTSDTPGTNAFTTSDTTSTNAFTTSDTPSTNAFTTSDTPSTNAFTTSDTPGTNAFTTSDTTSTTATTTTDIPKTTTTIPTTSTSSTLTEYLSTSESPTTSTAIATTSTVTTTESPQTTVTESATTMEANETTTTNASTNATEDQPGLPLLPVRPQEAYCQYDCFSTRVCYSGAKGRTLSEENDAFVYHS, from the exons ATGCTGCCACTGAAGCAG attgtACTGGTGTTGTCAATCTTCCTTGTGGTGGCAGTAAACGGCGCAGATGACCCTGACATATTCATAAATGATGATTCAACTCTGGACGAAATGGTCACGTTTTACTTCAATGATG GTGTTAGGCATGACTGCTTCCCTACAACTACAACTACCTCTACCACCACCTccactaccaccaccactaccaccaccaccaccaccaccacttcCACTCCTAGTACAACTGATTTCACTACTACTGACACCACTAGTACAAATGCTTTCACTACTTCTGACAATCCTGGTACAAATGCTTTCACTACTTCTGACACCCCAAGTACAAATGCTTTCACTACTTCTGACACCCCTGGTACAACTGCTTTCACTACTTCTGACACCCCTGGTACAAATGCTTTCACTACTTCTGACACCCCTAGTACAAATGCTTTCACTACTTCTGACACCCCTAGTACAAATGCTTTCACTACTTCTGACACCCCTGGTACAAATGCTTTCACTACTTCTGACACCACTAGTACAAATGCTTTCACTACTTCTGACACCCCTAGTACAAATGCTTTCACTACTTCTGACACCCCTAGTACAAATGCTTTCACTACTTCTGACACCCCTGGTACAAATGCTTTCACTACTTCTGACACCACTAGTACAACCGCTACCACCACAACTGACATTCCTAAAACTACCACTACCATTCCTACAACCTCAACCTCCTCCACTCTCACTGAATATCTATCAACAAGCGAGTCACCGACCACTAGTACCGCCATCGCCACCACTTCTACTGTCACTACAACTGAATCTCCACAAACAACCGTAACAGAGTCAGCAACGACAATGGAGGCAAATGAAACAACTACTACCAATGCATCGACAAACGCAACCG AAGATCAGCCTGGTTTACCCTTGCTGCCCGTGCGTCCACAGGAAGCCTACTGTCAATATGACTGCTTCTCAACTAGAGTCTGTTATTCAGGAGCTAAAGGTAGAACTCTCAGTGAAGAAAACGACGCTTTCGT CTACCATTCGTAA